The Rhinolophus sinicus isolate RSC01 linkage group LG09, ASM3656204v1, whole genome shotgun sequence genome includes a window with the following:
- the SNX10 gene encoding sorting nexin-10 isoform X4, with the protein MFPEQQKEEFVSVWVRDPRIQKEDFWHSYIDYEICIHTNSMCFTMKTSCVRRRYREFVWLRQRLQSNALLVQLPELPSKNLFFNMNNRQHVDQRRQGLEDFLRKVLQNALLLSDSSLHLFLQSHLNSEDIEACVSGQTRYSVEEAIHKFALMYRRFPEENEEGKKENDIDYDSESSSSGFGHSSDDSSSHGCKMSTAPQES; encoded by the exons GAATTTGTAAGTGTCTGGGTTCGAGATCCCAGGATTCAGAAGGAGGACTTTTGGCATTCTTATATCGACTATGAGATATGTATTCAT ACCAATAGCATGTGTTTTACCATGAAAACATCCTGTGTACGAAGAAGATACAGAGAATTTGTGTGGCTGAGGCAGAGACTCCAAAGTAATGCATTGCTGGT ACAACTGCCGGAACTTCCATCTAAAAACCTATTTTTCAACATGAACAATCGCCAGCATGTAGATCAACGGCGCCAGGGTTTGGAAGATTTCCTCAGAAA GGTCCTACAGAATGCACTTTTACTTTCAGATAGCAGCCTTCACCTCTTCTTACAGAGCCATCTGAATTCAGAAGACATCGAGGCGTGTGTTTCTGGGCAGACTAGGTACTCTGTAGAAGAAGCAATTCACAAGTTTGCCTTGATGTACAGACGTTTccctgaagaaaatgaagaaggaaaaaaagaaaatgatatagatTATGATTCAGAAAG TTCATCCTCCGGGTTTGGACATAGTAGTGATGACAGCAGTTCACATGGATGTAAAATGAGCACAGCTCCACAGGaatcctga
- the SNX10 gene encoding sorting nexin-10 isoform X3: MMKTKADSGVGTAVRAEISSFEGMEEFVSVWVRDPRIQKEDFWHSYIDYEICIHTNSMCFTMKTSCVRRRYREFVWLRQRLQSNALLVQLPELPSKNLFFNMNNRQHVDQRRQGLEDFLRKVLQNALLLSDSSLHLFLQSHLNSEDIEACVSGQTRYSVEEAIHKFALMYRRFPEENEEGKKENDIDYDSESSSSGFGHSSDDSSSHGCKMSTAPQES, from the exons ATGATGAAGACAAAAGCTGAcagtggggtggggacagcagtACGGGCAGAGATCAGCTCATTCGAAGGCATGGAG GAATTTGTAAGTGTCTGGGTTCGAGATCCCAGGATTCAGAAGGAGGACTTTTGGCATTCTTATATCGACTATGAGATATGTATTCAT ACCAATAGCATGTGTTTTACCATGAAAACATCCTGTGTACGAAGAAGATACAGAGAATTTGTGTGGCTGAGGCAGAGACTCCAAAGTAATGCATTGCTGGT ACAACTGCCGGAACTTCCATCTAAAAACCTATTTTTCAACATGAACAATCGCCAGCATGTAGATCAACGGCGCCAGGGTTTGGAAGATTTCCTCAGAAA GGTCCTACAGAATGCACTTTTACTTTCAGATAGCAGCCTTCACCTCTTCTTACAGAGCCATCTGAATTCAGAAGACATCGAGGCGTGTGTTTCTGGGCAGACTAGGTACTCTGTAGAAGAAGCAATTCACAAGTTTGCCTTGATGTACAGACGTTTccctgaagaaaatgaagaaggaaaaaaagaaaatgatatagatTATGATTCAGAAAG TTCATCCTCCGGGTTTGGACATAGTAGTGATGACAGCAGTTCACATGGATGTAAAATGAGCACAGCTCCACAGGaatcctga
- the SNX10 gene encoding sorting nexin-10 isoform X5, with translation MCFTMKTSCVRRRYREFVWLRQRLQSNALLVQLPELPSKNLFFNMNNRQHVDQRRQGLEDFLRKVLQNALLLSDSSLHLFLQSHLNSEDIEACVSGQTRYSVEEAIHKFALMYRRFPEENEEGKKENDIDYDSESSSSGFGHSSDDSSSHGCKMSTAPQES, from the exons ATGTGTTTTACCATGAAAACATCCTGTGTACGAAGAAGATACAGAGAATTTGTGTGGCTGAGGCAGAGACTCCAAAGTAATGCATTGCTGGT ACAACTGCCGGAACTTCCATCTAAAAACCTATTTTTCAACATGAACAATCGCCAGCATGTAGATCAACGGCGCCAGGGTTTGGAAGATTTCCTCAGAAA GGTCCTACAGAATGCACTTTTACTTTCAGATAGCAGCCTTCACCTCTTCTTACAGAGCCATCTGAATTCAGAAGACATCGAGGCGTGTGTTTCTGGGCAGACTAGGTACTCTGTAGAAGAAGCAATTCACAAGTTTGCCTTGATGTACAGACGTTTccctgaagaaaatgaagaaggaaaaaaagaaaatgatatagatTATGATTCAGAAAG TTCATCCTCCGGGTTTGGACATAGTAGTGATGACAGCAGTTCACATGGATGTAAAATGAGCACAGCTCCACAGGaatcctga